The window AGGTTGGCCTCCGCCCGCAGGTCGTCCGGTGTGATCCGCCTGCCCTGGCGCGCCGCGAGGGCCGCCCGGCCGATCGGGTGGAAGAGCGCCAGTGTTCCGGCGGGCCTTACGACCCGCGCCAACTCCCGCAGATTCTCCGAGGGGTTGGGAAGGTGGGCGACGAGGCCGGCCGCGAACACGGCGTCGAGGGACTCCGAGCGCAGCGGCAACCCCGCCACATCGGCGAGCAGCAACTGTCCGACCCGGTCACGGCCCGCCCGTACCGCGGCCTCCAGCATGGCCGGGGTGAGGTCCGCGCCGAGGACCACTCCGGAGGGGCCCACGGCATCCCTGAGAGGCGGCAGGGCCCGACCCGTACCGCAGCCCGCGTCGAGCACCCGGTCGCCCTCCCGCAGCCCGAGTTCGGTGACGGCCGCCGCGTACACCGGACCGTCGTCGGGGAACCGGGTGTCCCAGTCGGCCGCGCGGGCCCCGAAGAACTCCTGGACATGCGTGTGGTCGTCGCTCATGCACCGCATGATCTCGCACCGACGGGTGAGTGACGCGATCGAACGCCGACACGGACAACGGCACGGCGTGCATGTTCGAGCGTGACGCGATCGTTCCGGTGTACTGCTGCGCCATATTCCACCACCTTTCGAAACGCGCCCCCTCTGTGCGCTCCGGGCGGGACTAGCGTCCCGGAGCCATGGGACACCTGGACCACGCCACCTTCGGCTGGCTGACCCCCGTGCTGTCGTACGTGATGGCCTGCATCGGCGCCGCCCTCGGACTGCGCTGCACGGTCCGCGCGCTCGGTGCCTCGGGGCGGTCGCGCCGCAACTGGCTGCTCACCGCGGCCTCCGCCATCGGCACGGGCATCTGGACGATGCACTTCGTCGCGATGCTCGGCTTCAGCGTCAGCGGCACCGACATCCGCTACAACGTGCCACTGACCATGCTCAGCCTGCTCGTCGCCATGGTCGTCGTCGGCGCGGGCGTGTTCGCCGTCGGATACGGCCGCGACCGCGGTCGCGCGCTGGTGCTCGGCGGGCTCACCACCGGGCTCGGCGTGGCGAGCATGCACTACCTGGGCATGGCCGCACTCCGGCTGCACGGCGATGTCACCTACGATCCCGTACTCGTCGGGATCTCCGTCCTGATCGCCGTCGTCGCCGCGACCGCGGCCCTGTGGGCGGCGCTGAACATCAAGGCGCCGATCGCTGTCGCCGTCGCCTCCCTCGTCATGGGCGGGGCGGTGAGCAGCATGCACTACACCGGGATGATCGCGGTCGGTGTGCGGGTCTCGCCCTCCGGCGACCTCCTGCCCGGGGCCACGGCGATGCAGTTCATCTTCCCCCTCGCCGTCGGCCTCGGGTCCTATCTCTTCCTGACATCGGCGTTCGTCGCGCTCTCCCCGACGGCGGGGGAGCGGGAGGCCTCCGCCTCGGCCCAGCGGCCCGTCGAGAGCGCCGCCCGCTAGCGCAGGGCCCGGACCGGCGACCCGGCGGGCGCGTCCCCCGAACCACTCCGAGCGAGGAGGCCATGCGTACACCCCGTAGGACCCCGACAGACGACTCCCGGACACCGCCGACCCCGGTGCGGGGTCGCCGCGCGCACGCCGGACCGCCGGCCGACGAGGGCTCCGGCCCGGAGGAATCCGCCGACATGGCGCCCGGTGACGCACCCACGCGCGCGGGAGGCTGGAGCCTGCGTCCCCGGACCGTGCGGGCGAAGATCGTCTGCCTGTTGATGGTGCCCGTCGTCTCCCTGCTCGCACTCTGGGCGTACGCCACCGTCACGACCGCTCAGGACGTCTCCAGGCTGCGCCAGTTGCAACGCGTGGACTCCCAGGTGCGTGCCCCGGTCGCCGCGGCCGTCGCCGCACTCCAGGAAGAACGCGCCGCCGCCGTCGGCTACGCGACCAAACCCGCCGCCGACCGGGCGAGCGACCTCAAGAAGCTGACGGCACGCACCGACCGGGCCGTGGCGAAACTCCGGCTCGGGGACCACAGCACCGTCGCCGACAGCGAGGAACTGCCCTCCGGAGTGGCCGATCGCCTCGAAACGTTCGTCACCGGAGCCGAACAGCTCCGCTCCCTGCGGACCGCCGTACTCGACCGGAGGGCCGGCTGGCACGAGACGCACGAGCGGTACACCGAGACCATCGCGACAGCCTTCTCGGTGGGCGGCGCGCTCACCGGCATCCAGGACGCGGAAATCGGCTCCGACGCGCGCGTGCTGCTCGAATTCTCACGGGCGGGTGAGTCCCTCGCACAGGAGGACTCGGTACTCACGAGTGCCCGGCTCGCCGGAACCCTCGACGGGCAGCGGCTCCGGATGTTCACCGGCGCGGTCGACACACGCAGGCTGCTCACCGAGTCGGCCGTCGCCGATCTGCGCGGCTCCGAACGAGTCGCCTGGCAGGGCCTCGTCGAGGGCAGCGCGTACGCCGACGTATACGCCGTCGAGCACGACGTGCTCGCGGCCGGTCCGGGCGGCAGGGCACTCGGCGCCGCCCCCGAGGAGACCTGGAACGCGGCACACGCGCGCGTGCAGGACGACATGCGAACGATCGAAGAGGACGCCGGCAGTGGTGTCGCGAACCGCGCCGACCCGCTCCGGCGCGGTCTGCTCGCCCCGGCGGGTGCCG is drawn from Streptomyces liliifuscus and contains these coding sequences:
- a CDS encoding class I SAM-dependent methyltransferase, with amino-acid sequence MSDDHTHVQEFFGARAADWDTRFPDDGPVYAAAVTELGLREGDRVLDAGCGTGRALPPLRDAVGPSGVVLGADLTPAMLEAAVRAGRDRVGQLLLADVAGLPLRSESLDAVFAAGLVAHLPNPSENLRELARVVRPAGTLALFHPIGRAALAARQGRRITPDDLRAEANLRPLLSGSGWRLASYVDEDSRFLALAVRLP
- a CDS encoding MHYT domain-containing protein encodes the protein MGHLDHATFGWLTPVLSYVMACIGAALGLRCTVRALGASGRSRRNWLLTAASAIGTGIWTMHFVAMLGFSVSGTDIRYNVPLTMLSLLVAMVVVGAGVFAVGYGRDRGRALVLGGLTTGLGVASMHYLGMAALRLHGDVTYDPVLVGISVLIAVVAATAALWAALNIKAPIAVAVASLVMGGAVSSMHYTGMIAVGVRVSPSGDLLPGATAMQFIFPLAVGLGSYLFLTSAFVALSPTAGEREASASAQRPVESAAR